The DNA segment ATGATATTTGCGGGATCACCCAGATGCCATCTCATATAAAAACAATTGTTTGTATGTTTCTGTGATTTATGCAAGATTTTCGGAAACAAATTAATGGAAGTACCAGATGTAAGAGTGAGTGATCTGGAGCAGCTTCACTTGATGGAAGCAAATGATTTTACTATAGAAATGGATATGGATGAAGCAAATGAAAATTTGCTTAATATTAGCAGTGTTGACATATCAGACCAGAATCCGGGCAGGACAAGGGAAATGGATACGGATGGATCATTTGCGAATTTGGGTGTGACTAGTAGCAGTGCAACATCAGGAAACTTAGATGTGACTAGTAGCAATGCAACATCAAACCAAAATACAGAAAGGCCGAGGGaaatggatatggatatgacatCTGGTAATTTGGATGTGACTGGCGACGCTCAAATATTATCTCAAGATGAACAAAGCCACGACGAAATGGTTACAAATGGAACGTGTGGGAATTTGGAATTGAGTGGCAACACTAAAATGACACAGCATTTCAGAAAAAGGCCTAATATGATGTCACAAGACTCCAGACCTCCCAAAAAGAAGCTGGGAATGAAAGAAGCTTTGTCTGAGATGGCTAGTGCTGTTAAGGCACTGATGAATGATAAAGAGAACAACGATACATCATTTGACGATGCTTTAAGTGCACTTCGAGCTATGCCGGACGTAGATGATGAGTTAGTAATGGATGCGTGTGATCTGTTGGAAGATGAGAGAAaggcaaatatatttttagcttTGGATATCTCTTTGCGAAAGAAGTGGTTGCTTAGAAAGCTACGTCAGGAAAAGTCACATGACTCAAACTGTATATAGCTTATGAAGTTTTTGAACTTTTCCTTGTCCAGATTTTACTTTTCATCACTAGGAAAATCTTAGAAACAACCCACATCGTAGTGTGGCTGTGTACAGTGCAACATAAAGCTTAAGCCATATACTAAATTACtaacattgaattttttttcttgagggCTCTAAGTTAATAACTACTCTGTTAATCAGTGGCAAAAATTCTTCTAGTATGCGATAGTGACTATGCTTTTTTGTTGTATCACGCTTAGGCCGCAAACTACAAAGTTTGGTTGATTAAATTTGAACGCTTCTTGACTTCAATTTCTTCGGTGGAACTTGGCCTTCATATTTATTTGTGTGGATGCAACTTTGTTATATTGCTTAGTAGCGTTTAAGTTAATAACAGTACCTATTTTAATCGATAAGATGTGCATCtctatattaaatgaaaaatgattctttctgtatcatttaaaattactttatttatttctttataccATATTtaagttcaagaatcaagattggTTTTGAAAGTAACTTGTGGCAGCCATAGATGTAACTGAGTACAATTTAGAAGGCATATCTTCCATTTGTCCAATTCAAGAGCAAGTACAATTGTCATGCTAAAAAAAACATAGAGACTAGAGCATAGCCCGCATAATAACATCATATAAACATGTTCTACACTTATTGATTATCTTTACAATAAATCGCTTGCAATTGGATTATTGAAGGATACCACATCTCAATCAACGTGCCAGTTTCTTCAAATGTTGAAATGTTCGTTGCTTAATCCACTGTCGATCATGTGGCACGTAAGCATGACTTGAATGATCATAACTGCAAGCAGAAACCAAACAGCCATGGTAGTCACTGTCACGGCAAACACATAGACACAAAAAAACATATACTTGAGTTTAGGTATTATAAGAGAAGAGGGGAGAGGGGAGGGGGTGGAGGAGATTACTAAGCTCTTCAATCataattcattttacttttcttagAACTCATGCATTTCAATCTGAATGTCACAAGGAACACAACCTTTAACAGATTAAGCTTCTAGCTCAGGATCAAAGCTAGGTGAAATGAGCAATTTACTACTGAGCAGTAAAACCTTGACTAGAATTGTAAAATGTACAAAGCAATCGGTATATTCTCtcactttttctatttttcctttttttctataaagtctcaaaatcataaatacaGATAAGTACTAACTAATCTGTCAGGGTATAATGCATGGTTATTGCTCAAGAATCATgacttgagagagagagagatacacTAGAGCACTCATGTCAGCAAGACCATCTATGAAGTTGTAGAGATCCACAATATCATAAGAGAGATTTCTGATGGCCGGATTTAACTCTTTCAATTTCCTTTCATACAATGCACATATGCCTGCATAAACACAAGATTGAAGTTTCTACTAATCTAACAAGTGATCCATGTAAAACCATTGGCAATGACAAAGAGTAACAAAATCACCAGTATAAGTCAACCATCTATTCATATCCATTTTTTTTCAGGTTTGCCACAGTGGCATACCCCTTCATGCATGCACCCACGCACAAACAAGCTATACGGCAATACCTTGACTTGACATAATGGTTGAATTGTTATCATGAGACCCAGTTTGAGTTGTGGAATCAGCCTCTTTTTAATATAACTACTTCAACTGCCTTAACATATTGAATTGTTAACAACATGAGACCCAGATGTCACAGTCACAGGTTTGAGTTGTGGATTCAGCTTCTTGCTAATACGACTACTTCCAACAGTTCAACTGCTGTTTGATGGTTTATATCAGCTTATGAACTACTAATCTGCAGAATTTTGCTCTCCACTATTAGTGTGTTATCCTCTATTTTCAATGcattttaatcataattattcaGATTACCAGGACCGTGCTCCTTCTCCAATCTAacattgtaattttatattgatgTACATTATGTCAAGAAACTTCAATTGGTGCTTATTTCCTGCTAACAAGAATGTGTACACTACATGAAGCCAAATTTGCAAGGCTAGTAAGCACTTTCGTTTGGACCAGTGATTTCCAACAAAAGagaatttacaaattttaaaacgtTGAGCATTTGGACCTGTCATGTGTTTGGATTAGATTCTCTgagaaataatcaattattttcttaGGCTTAAGGTAAAATAGCAAATAAGGTTGGTTGGATAGTTAAGatataagaaaaggaaagaaaaatcacCAATTCTATTCTTCctgctaacaaaaattaacaattaatatttgccaataaaaaaaaaactgagtagcaAGTAAGGTTGCACAAAGTATTTATACTTCAAGTCTTATACGCATGTTTTGGAgttcattttgaaaaaaaaaattgcaaaaaaattgaGCAAGCTAAGGTATATACCACCCATGGCCTGAGTAATTGATTCAAAATCCATAAATGTCCTAGTTGCTCGGTTCGGAGAGGCCTGCATCAGAATAATTGTGTGGCGATTTGCCTACATATTTGCAAACAAAATacacaatatataaaattacattcGGTAAAtgtaaataagagaaaaatatatagaaatataTAATCATAAGAGCATGGAATGGAAACACGGAATAATCA comes from the Glycine soja cultivar W05 chromosome 6, ASM419377v2, whole genome shotgun sequence genome and includes:
- the LOC114414907 gene encoding enhancer of rudimentary homolog encodes the protein MANRHTIILMQASPNRATRTFMDFESITQAMGGICALYERKLKELNPAIRNLSYDIVDLYNFIDGLADMSALVYDHSSHAYVPHDRQWIKQRTFQHLKKLAR
- the LOC114414906 gene encoding uncharacterized protein LOC114414906, with the translated sequence MEVPDVRVSDLEQLHLMEANDFTIEMDMDEANENLLNISSVDISDQNPGRTREMDTDGSFANLGVTSSSATSGNLDVTSSNATSNQNTERPREMDMDMTSGNLDVTGDAQILSQDEQSHDEMVTNGTCGNLELSGNTKMTQHFRKRPNMMSQDSRPPKKKLGMKEALSEMASAVKALMNDKENNDTSFDDALSALRAMPDVDDELVMDACDLLEDERKANIFLALDISLRKKWLLRKLRQEKSHDSNCI